The genomic region TTTTCCTACTCGCCAGTAACAGGCTAGGGTTACCGCAAGTAACACGTGAGTGCAGTGCTGGAGGGGACGACATGGCCGAGTTCACCATGGAGCTCAACGACGAACAGAAGGAGGTCCGGGACTGGCTGCACGGCTTCGCCGCCGATGTCATCCGCCCCGCGGCCGCCGAATGGGACGAGCGCGAAGAGACTCCCTGGCCGGTCATCCAGGAGGCCGCGAAGGTCGGCATCTACTCCTTGGACTTCTACGCCCAGCAGTACTTCGACCCCACCGGCCTCGGCATACCCACGGCCATGGAGGAGCTGTTCTGGGGCGACGCGGGCATAGCCCTCTCCATCGTCGGCACCGGCCTCGCCGCGGTGGGCGTCCTCGCCAACGGCACCGAGGAACAGATCGGCACCTGGATCCCCCAGATGTACGGCGATGCCAACGATGTGAAGGTCGCCGCCTTCTGCTCCTCGGAGCCCGACGCCGGGTCCGACGTCGCCTCGATGCGCACGCGTGCCGTGTACGACGAGGCCAAGGACGAGTGGGTCCTCAACGGCACCAAGACCTGGGCGACCAACGGCGGTATCGCCAACGTCCATGTCGTGCTGGCGGTCGTTGACTCCGAGCTTGGGTCCAAGGGCCACGCGTCCTTCATCGTTCCGCCGAACACGCCCGGTCTGTCGCAGGGGCAGAAGTTCAAGAAGCACGGCATCCGCGCCTCGCACACCGCCGAGGTCGTCCTGGAGAAC from Streptomyces sp. NBC_00878 harbors:
- a CDS encoding acyl-CoA dehydrogenase family protein — encoded protein: MAEFTMELNDEQKEVRDWLHGFAADVIRPAAAEWDEREETPWPVIQEAAKVGIYSLDFYAQQYFDPTGLGIPTAMEELFWGDAGIALSIVGTGLAAVGVLANGTEEQIGTWIPQMYGDANDVKVAAFCSSEPDAGSDVASMRTRAVYDEAKDEWVLNGTKTWATNGGIANVHVVLAVVDSELGSKGHASFIVPPNTPGLSQGQKFKKHGIRASHTAEVVLENVRVPGSCLLGGKEKLDERLARARERARAGSGERLKNAAMATFEASRPAVGAMAVGTARAAYEVALDYAKTREQFGRPIIDNQGVAFQLADMRTSIDAARLLVWRASWMAVNGKRFTSAEGSMSKLFASETAKKVTGQAIQILGGNGYTREYPVERMHRDAAIYTIFEGTSEIQRLVIARTLSGMPIR